The DNA sequence GGAGAAATATTCTACTTTAAGCGCAAGCACCGCCGAGCAGACAAAGGCGTGGAGTTTCATACCGCTCAGTATGGCGAAACGATGTGGGATATTGCGCAGCATTATGGTATCCGATTGAAATCGTTGCTGAAGTTGAACAGAATGCGTGATTTCGATCAGCTGAAAGCAGGGCGTGTGATTCACCTTCGGAAGAAAAGAAAATCCAGAGAGGCCATCATTTATCATCAGGTAGAAAAAAATCAGCCTGTGGTAACCGAGAAGAAGCAACAGGCAGCGCCTAAACCAAAGCAAAAGAAAACGACTTATCGGGAAACCAAAAAAGAAGTCGCTGTAAAGAAAAAGCAAAAGGCAACCCCAGTGGAACCTGCTCCTGCACCAGTTATTGATCGGTCCGTAACCACAGATTATTATACCGTGCAGAAAGGGGATACTTTCTATGCCATCTCCCGTGAGTTTGATATTCCTGTCCCTGAATTGTTGGCGCTTAATCAGCTGAGCTCAGGCGCTGTATTATCGATTGGGCAGCGACTGAAAGTTACTAAAACCAAGCAGGAGGTTGCCCCCAAAGCTGCCCCTGAAAAATCGGCCCAGCCACAGCAGAAAGTGCACATTGTTGAAAAAGGAGAAACCCTCTATAAAATTGCGAGAATGAACAATGTAAGTGTTCAGGATATACTGAAATGGAATAACAAGCCTACTGCGGAACTTGAGATTGGAGAGCGTATCGTGCTATTTTTACTACACGATTAGCAGGTTTATCTATTGTAGTTTTTGGAGTAAAAATTGTGCTTACTTCCGCTAATTGCTTATCTTTAACAAAACAGTGTACAGTGGTAAGACTTTGAGCTGAACCAAACTATTGGCTCACTTAAATTATATAAATAACAGGAAGATAGTATGCCTGATCAAAAAGTAGAACGCGTCTTATTGGTGGACGATAACGACACCGATAATTTTATCAGTAAACGAATTATTGAAATAGCAGGCTTTGCAGAAAATATAGAAGTAGAAAACTCTGGGAAAGCCGCCCTTGATCGGTTACATGAAGAGGCCAACACGCCAGACTTGTTGCCGAACATCATTTTTTTGGATATCAACATGCCCATCGTCGACGGCTTTGTATTTTTATATGAGTTTGAAAAGTACCCCGATGTGGTGAAAGAAAAATGTAAAATTGTGATTCTCTCAAGCTCGGACAATGAACGGGATATTGACCAGATCATGAGTAATGATAAAGTAATTACCTTCATAACAAAACCCCTGACGAGTCAGTCCCTTGAAAAGGTAAAAGAATTTTTGTGATTTTGATGAAAAGCTTGGTGAATGCCAAGCTTTTTTTGATTTTTGCGTTTCAATCAAAATTCAATATTTTTCAAATGAGATTGATCCTCCTTTTTTTACTTTTCCTTCTCCCCCTTTGTACGATTGCACAGAGTAATGATACTGATGCAGAGCAAATCGAGATTCTGAACTTTGGGCACAAGTATAAAGCCCGCATGGATTCGCTCAAGCAAATATCGGAGCAGTTAAAGTATGATTCCCTGTATTACCTTCAGGAGCCTGAGTATGTCGTGATCGCACCGACACGTATGCGGGACTCTTTGAAAATTTCCAATGTCGATACCCTGAAATTCTTCTTCCCTCCTAAAGTATTATTGGTCGATGTGAATCATTATAACGATTCCATTTCGGTCTATCAGGCTTCCCTGGATACCATGGAGCTGCGATTGAACCCCAAGTTTATGGTCGTCCCTTCTACCGCGCAGGTTGAAGAAGACAACAAACCACAATATTGGACTTACGGTGGTGGGCTGCGTGTTCACATTGCGCAGGTGTCACTCTCCAACTGGAACCCTGGGGGGGAAAGCTCCTTGAACGCCTCTACAGAGTTTCGTGTTTTTGCCAATAAAAAGCGCGACAATATGGAGCTTGAAAATAGGATGGAGTTACGCTACGGTGTTATTCGGAATGGGGAGAAGCTTGATAAAAACAGTGACCAGATATGGTTTGTCTCTCGGCAGTCGAGGCAGGTAACAAAATCCTGGCAGCTTTCCGCCCTCGAGGATTTTCGTACCCAGTTTCAGCCAGGTTTCAACTCTGACAGAAAGTATATTTCCAACTTCATGGCGCCAGGTAACTTGCAGCTCTCGCTGGGTTTCTCCTATAACCGTATTAAGAATTTGAACGTTCTGGTGTCGCCAATTAAGGGTAAGGTAACCTTCCTGCTCGATCAGGAATTGTCAGACGAAGGCGCTTTTGGTGTGGAAGCAGGCAAGCGGATGCGGAGCCAGCTTGGTTCGGGTCTGTCCGTCGATTTTAAGGAAACGGAGATTTTCCCAAATATCTACTATACTTCCAACCTTGAACTTTTCTCGCCTTTTCAGACTTTCACAAGGGTGGTAACCAACTGGACCAACAACTTGCGCTTTCAGGTGAATCGGTATATTTCCACTTCCATTCATTCGCAGATCGTCTATGACCATGATATTGACATCACCCGTGATGATGGCTCCAAAGGGCCAGCCCTGCAAATGCGAAATGAGATCAGTTTGGTGTTTGTCCTCGATTACTCGAAATAGCTAAAAATATGGCGTTTGAATACGCGCAAAAAAAAGCTGCCAACGTAAAAATTGGCAGCTTTTGTATTTTATATCGACATCAATTATTTGATGATGATTTCTTCTCTGATGAATGTTTCCGTACGGTCAGGACCAACAGAAACGATGTTGATTTTTACGCCAGTGAAATCCTCAATGTACTTCACGTAGTCTTTCAATTCCTGAGGAAGTGCCTCGTAAGAATCAAAGCCCTGAAGGGAAGTGTTCCATCCTTTCAGTGTTTCGTAGATTGGCTCAACGGTTTCGTTATCGATGTCAAATGGCATCTCTTCCGTTAGGGTACCATCCTCTAATTTATAGGCAGTACAAACCTTGATCTCCTCGAAGCCGTCCAATACGTCGGCCTTCATCATGAACATCTCAGTAACCCCGTTAATCATCGCCGCATATTTCAGAGCAGGCAAGTCAATCCATCCACAACGACGCTCACGCCCTGTAGTTGCACCAAACTCGTTTCCTACTGTCTGAAGCTCTTTTCCAGTCTCATCAAATAGCTCAGTTGGGAATGGACCTGAACCTACGCGTGTACAGTATGCTTTGAAGATACCATAAACACGGCCGATTTTACCTGGAGCAACGCCCATTCCTGAACAAGCACCTGCTGAAGTGGTGTTTGAACTGGTAACGTATGGGTAGCTTCCAAAATCGATATCCAAAAGAGAACCCTGCGCTCCTTCTGCCAATACCGACTGACCTTTGTTTAAGCGATCATTGATGAAGTAAGCACCATCCACCATTTTAAAGCCTTTGATGTACTCCACTGCTTCAAAGAAAGTCTTGTTCACCTGCTCCAGATCGTACTCAAAGTTGTAAGAATCCAAAATGCGGCAATGTTGTGCAACAAGGTTGTCGTAACGCTCTTTGAAGTTAGGGGCCAAAAGATCACCCGCACGCAAACCAACACGCGCGACTTTATCCTGGTAAGTAGGACCGATTCCTTTCAATGTAGAACCGATTTTTTTATCACCCTTAGATTGCTCGTAAGCAGCATCCAACAGGCGGTGGGTTGGTAAGATCAATTGCGCTTTCTTGGAAAGCACCAAGCGTTCTTTCACATCAAAATTGAAAGAAGCCATTTTTTTGATCTCATCTTTAAAGATTACAATATCAAGAACAACTCCATTCCCAACGATGTTCAAGATGTTTTCACGGAAAATTCCCGAAGGAATTTGGTGAAGGACATGTTTGATGCCGTCGAACTCCAAGGTGTGGCCAGCGTTTGGACCACCCTGAAAACGCGCAACTGTATCATACTTAGGAGCAAGGTAATCTACGATTTTACCTTTTCCTTCATCTCCCCATTGTAACCCTAAAAGGATATCTACCTTCATTTTTATTTATTTTTCAGTTCCATTATCGCTTCTTCTTCGGTATCTACAATCGTAAAAATCGAATTCAGTTTAGTGATAATTAACAATTTTTTTACACTCTCAGATGGCTTGATTAAAACAAGCTCACCACCAGCATTACGAAACTTCGTCAGCGAGGTAATTAACACGCCAATACCGCTACTGTTCATGTAGCGTAAATTCGAAATATCCATCGCTGAATTAGTAATTCCGCTTGAAATGTGGTCATTGATGTGCTCAATCAGGTCTAAACCTGCCTCTTGACCAATCAGATCTCCATCAACCTGAATTGTCAAAATACCATCTTTTACTTTAGAATTAAACTTCATAAACGGTCAGGGTTTTGCTTCTTACAGGAAGCGGGTTATTAATTGGACAAAAAAATGAGGGCAATACTTGCCCTCCTGCAAATATAGTCAGCTTTACGTACTTAGGAAAATATATTCTCAGTATTTGCTTGTTTTAGAGGAATATCACCAAGTACACATCGTATGTTACATCCTTATTTTAAATCTGTTCTGGTCACTTGAATAACACCATTTACATTGCTGAGATTTTTAATCAGCTGATCCAAGTGCTTGGTGTCTTGAACAAACAGCTGAATATCGCCTCGGAAAATGCCCTTGTCGGATTCAATAGAAACCGACCTCATGTTGACTTTCAAATCTTCAGAGATAATTTTCGATATATCGTTAATCAGCCCTACGCGGTCAGTGCCTTCAATTCTAAGTCCTGTAAGGAAAGATTCATCCTTTTGTGAGGCCCATCGGGCTTTAATTACGCGGTGCCCGTGGTTGGACATCAGCTCGACGGCATTCGGGCAAGAGGTACGGTGAATCTTAATCCCTTCGTTTACAGTGATAAAACCGAAAATGTCATCGCCAGGAATAGGATTGCAGCACTTGGCTGTTTTGTATTCAAAAATATCCATGTCCTCCCCAATATAGAGGATGTCCTCATCGCGTTCGCGGTTCTTGTTGGTAACGGCCTCTTTTTTGAAGGTGCTGGCGTCGGTAACCTGCGTGGTTGTTTTCTTTTTGCTTGAAACCTGTTCGCGGGCTTCCTGGAATTTTTTGATCTCTTTGGCGTCAATCTCTCCTTTGCCGATTTTATCCATCAGGTCGGGAATAGATTTCTGGTTGAAAAAGGCACGAAGTCGCTGCATGGTGACTTCATTATAATCCATTTTCATCTGCTTCACTTTCCGCTCCACAATTTCTCGGCCCATTTCAATATTCCGCTTGCGGTCTTCAGCGAGGGCTTCCTTAATCCGTGATCGCGCTTTTGAAGTAACCACATTTTTTAGCCAGCCTTCATTGGGCTTTTGCTTGGTGGAAGTCAGGATTTCTACCTGGTCACCAGTTTTTACCTTGTAAGAAAGTGGAACGAGCTTCTGATTGACTTTGGCACCAATACATTTGGCGCCCACCTCTGAGTGGATCTCGAAAGCAAAATCCAGGGCGGTGGCATTATGAGGCAAAATTTTCAGGTCGCCTTTTGGTGTGAAAATGAACACCTCCTCATTGAATAGGTTCGACTTGAAATCGTCCACAAACTCCATGGCACTCGAATCGTTCTGCTCGAGCATTTCCCGCACCTTGGCAATCCAGTTTTCCAGTCCTCCAGCACCATTTTGTTTGTTGGAATTTTCCTTGTATTTCCAGTGGGCGGCATAACCTTTCTCGGCAATCTCATCCATGCGGCGGGTACGAATTTGTACCTCCACCCATTGGCCAGGACGGCTCATTACGGTGGTGTGCAACGATTCATAGCCATTTCCCTTTGGGGTAGAAATCCAGTCGCGCAACCTGTCGGGGTTGGGCTTGTAGGAGTCCGTTACAAGGGAGTAAATCTGCCAGCAGGTGCTTTTCTCTTCTTCCATAGGGGTATCGATAATGATACGGATGGCAAAGAGGTCATAAACCTGCTCAAAAGGCACATTCTGCTTTTTCATCTTCCGCCAGATGGAATAGATGGACTTGGGCCTGCCTTTGATTTCAAAAGGGTAGTTCATCGTTCCAATCTTGGTGCGGATTGGCCTGATAAACGATTTGATGAAATTATTACGCGCCACCTTGGTCTGGTTGAGCTTGTTGGCAATTTCACGGTAAGTTTCCTGATCAGAGTATTTCAGGTAAAGGTCCTCCAGCTCTGATTTTATGGCATACAATCCCAGGCGGTGTGCCAAAGGAGCGTACAGGTAGATGGTTTCTGAAGCGATTTTCAGCTGCTTGTGTCGAGGCATGCTCCCGAGGGTACGCATGTTGTGCAGTCGGTCAGCGAGTTTAATCAAAATCACCCTGACATCCTGCGAGAGGGTCAGCAGCATTTTTCGGAAATTCTCCGCCTGCGCCGAGGTGCCATATTCAAACACCCCAGAAATCTTGGTCAGTCCGTCAATAATCTGTGCGACCTTAGGACCAAAGTCACGCTCAATGTCTGTCAGTTCAATGTCGGTATCTTCTACCACATCATGAAGCAGCGCAGCGACAATCGAGGTGGTGCCAAGGCCAATTTCATCGATACAGATCATGGCGACCTCAATCGGGTGAAAAATATAAGGCTCACCAGACTTTCTGCGCATGTCCTGATGCGCCTCCATGGCGGTGTAGAAAGCTTTTTTTATGATTTTAGCATCTCCATCCTTAAGCACGGGTTTGGCATGCCTAAGCATTTTGCGGTAGCGTGAAATAATTTCCTTACGCTCCTCTTCCAATTCAACTGTGGTCATATCTTAATATAAAAATTCTTCAGGCTCATTCAAAAGTCCATGAAGAATAATGTCAATTATCTTTGGTATAATTCACCATCGGTGGGCAATGGGAATAATGTCATTTACAATAAGGTCAATTTAAGCTGAATATTTTCAAAATTCAGCTAAAAATGCAAGCAAAAGCACCGAATATTCTGATGAATCTTGCCCAGAATTTGGTAACACTTTCATGGTCAGTTCTTATAAATTGAGGAAGGGATTTGGAGGGTCGCTCAGTCGAATAGTGCGGGGGATTTCCCCTTGGGATATTTCCCTGGTTTCCGTTCCTTTAAAATTTAATCTTCCTGCGGACGTTTTTGTTGCAGGGCTTATAATAATCGAGTATTTTTACAGCAAAACCGCAGCATCGCCCTTGAGAATACTCACCATCATATTGAGCCTTTACATTACCGCTATCAGCTTTGTGCCTTGTTCCGATGAGCCACCACATGTTGATGAGCAGGATGCGGGCCATTATTGTGCGGAGCTTTCGGCGCATGCTCATGAGGAGGATTTTGGGGAGGCCTGCTCACCATTCTGCCTTTGCAGCTGTTGCCAGCAAACGGTAGATCAGCATCGGGTAACGTTGCCCGCATTGTTTTATGTGGTAACGGCCACACACTTCAAGAACCCAGTCATCAAACAGCTGTCGGTGCAGCAACTCACCATCGACCTCTTTCGTCCGCCTCGGACAGCACTGATTTAAAAATTACTAAATTTTTTTAATCAGCTTTTAAAGCTGAACAGGCTTGCTGTGCCGCTATTTTTTTTAAGCGCAAGTTGCATGCCTGACAATCAGTGAATAAAAAATCAAATGATACAAAAAATAATTGACCTGTCTATTCGACACAAGGGGGTGGTTTGCCTTCTGATGGTCGCGTGGGTAATCGGTGGGCTTTATGCTTTGCGTGGTCTGCCCCTTGATGCTGTGCCTGATATTACCAACAATCAGGTGCAGATCATTACTGTCGCGCCCGATTTGGGTGCTGAAGATATTGAACAGTTTATCTCTTATGCCGTGGAGGTGAACATGGCCAACCTGCCTGGTGTGGAGGAAATCCGTTCCGTTTCCCGTTTTGGGCTTTCGGTGGTTACGGTGGTGTTCGATGAGGATATGGGGACTTTTTTGCCGCGGCAGCTGGTGAACGAACAACTGGGGAAAGTCCAGGAACAGATTCCTCAGGGGTTCGGTACGCCCGAGATGGGACCGATCACCACGGGCCTTGGTGAAGTTTACCAATATATACTGAAGGTGGACGACCAGTTTTCAGACCGCTATAACCTGACGGACCTTCGGGAAATGCAGGACTGGATTATCCGCAGGCAAATGGCGATGGTGCCGGGTGTGGTGGAGGTGAATGGCTTTGGCGGGGCGGTCAAGCAGTACGAGGTGCAGTTGAACCCTGACCAGCTCAACGGGATGAACCTGACCATTGCTGATGTTTATCAGGCTTTGGAAAAAAATAACGCCAATACAGGTGGGGCTTATATTGAAAGAAACCACAAGGCTAATTTTATCCGTGGGGAAGGGCTGTTGCGCTCGGTGGCGGATATTGAACAGGTGGTGGTGACCAATAACACGGGTTTACCCATACTGATCAAGGATGTGGGGAAGGTAGCTATTGGCCATGCGATTCGCTATGGTGCCCTGACGGCCGATGGGCAGGGGGAAACGGTTGGTGGCATGGTGATGATGCTCAAGGGCGGAAACTCCAATCAGGTGATTGGGGCCATTAAGGAGCGTATGGCGCAAATTCAGAAGTCGTTGCCCGAGGGAGTGCGGATTGTCCCCTTTCATGACCGTTCGGAACTCGTAGCGCAAACCACCTCCACAGTAATCCAAAACCTGCTGGAGGGAGGGCTGATCGTCGTTTTTATTTTGGTATTACTCCTCGGGAACTGGCGTGGGGGACTTATTGTCGCCTCCACGATTCCGTTGTCATTGCTTTTTGCATTTATGATGATGCGCACCTTTGGGGTGTGGGCCAACCTGATGAGCCTTGGTGCGATAGATTTCGGCATTATTGTCGATGGGGCTGTGATTATCGTGGAAAGTGCTGTTTTTATGCTGCATCAGCGGTTGGGGAGCAGGCAGGAGGAATCACGCGACGAAGTGGTGCGTAATGCTTCAGGGAAGATGATGAACGCCGCCTTTTTCGGGCAGCTGATCATCCTGATTGTATTTATTCCTCTGCTGGCGCTTGAAGGCGTGGAAGGGAAGATGTTCAAACCGATGGCCCTGACGTTCAGCTTTGCCATATTGGGCGCCATGATCCTTTGCCTGACTTACGTACCGATGGTTTCGGCTTACTTTCTGAAAGTCAAGGGACGGTCTACACCAAATTTTGGCGCAAGGGCGGTGGCTTTTCTGGAGCGGAAATTCGAACCGGTATTGACTTACGCACTGAACAACGGCAAGAAAGCCATCGGTATTGCCGTGGTTTTCCTGGTGGTGTCCTTTGGTATTTTCAGCCGAATGGGAGGGGAGTTTATCCCCAAACTTGATGAGGGTGATTTTGCCTTTCATGTGATTCTGAAGCCTGGTTCCGCACTTTCAGAAACCATTGATGGCACCAGCTGCGTGGAACGGCTGATTATGGAACACTTTCCCGAGGTCAAACATGTGGTCAGCCGTATTGGTGTGGCTGATGTGCCGACTGACCCCATGCCAATGGATGTTGCCGATGTAATTGTGAATCTTAAACCGAAGGACCAGTGGCGTGAGGGCATGAGTAAGCAGCAGCTGGTGCATGAGGTGGAAGCACTACTGACACAGGTGCCAGGCATTAATTTTGAATTCACACAACCGATAGAAATGCGCTTCAATGAGTT is a window from the Persicobacter psychrovividus genome containing:
- a CDS encoding response regulator, whose product is MPDQKVERVLLVDDNDTDNFISKRIIEIAGFAENIEVENSGKAALDRLHEEANTPDLLPNIIFLDINMPIVDGFVFLYEFEKYPDVVKEKCKIVILSSSDNERDIDQIMSNDKVITFITKPLTSQSLEKVKEFL
- a CDS encoding adenylosuccinate synthase, with the translated sequence MKVDILLGLQWGDEGKGKIVDYLAPKYDTVARFQGGPNAGHTLEFDGIKHVLHQIPSGIFRENILNIVGNGVVLDIVIFKDEIKKMASFNFDVKERLVLSKKAQLILPTHRLLDAAYEQSKGDKKIGSTLKGIGPTYQDKVARVGLRAGDLLAPNFKERYDNLVAQHCRILDSYNFEYDLEQVNKTFFEAVEYIKGFKMVDGAYFINDRLNKGQSVLAEGAQGSLLDIDFGSYPYVTSSNTTSAGACSGMGVAPGKIGRVYGIFKAYCTRVGSGPFPTELFDETGKELQTVGNEFGATTGRERRCGWIDLPALKYAAMINGVTEMFMMKADVLDGFEEIKVCTAYKLEDGTLTEEMPFDIDNETVEPIYETLKGWNTSLQGFDSYEALPQELKDYVKYIEDFTGVKINIVSVGPDRTETFIREEIIIK
- a CDS encoding STAS domain-containing protein, producing MKFNSKVKDGILTIQVDGDLIGQEAGLDLIEHINDHISSGITNSAMDISNLRYMNSSGIGVLITSLTKFRNAGGELVLIKPSESVKKLLIITKLNSIFTIVDTEEEAIMELKNK
- a CDS encoding DUF6660 family protein — translated: MRILTIILSLYITAISFVPCSDEPPHVDEQDAGHYCAELSAHAHEEDFGEACSPFCLCSCCQQTVDQHRVTLPALFYVVTATHFKNPVIKQLSVQQLTIDLFRPPRTALI
- a CDS encoding DUF3078 domain-containing protein, which encodes MRLILLFLLFLLPLCTIAQSNDTDAEQIEILNFGHKYKARMDSLKQISEQLKYDSLYYLQEPEYVVIAPTRMRDSLKISNVDTLKFFFPPKVLLVDVNHYNDSISVYQASLDTMELRLNPKFMVVPSTAQVEEDNKPQYWTYGGGLRVHIAQVSLSNWNPGGESSLNASTEFRVFANKKRDNMELENRMELRYGVIRNGEKLDKNSDQIWFVSRQSRQVTKSWQLSALEDFRTQFQPGFNSDRKYISNFMAPGNLQLSLGFSYNRIKNLNVLVSPIKGKVTFLLDQELSDEGAFGVEAGKRMRSQLGSGLSVDFKETEIFPNIYYTSNLELFSPFQTFTRVVTNWTNNLRFQVNRYISTSIHSQIVYDHDIDITRDDGSKGPALQMRNEISLVFVLDYSK
- a CDS encoding bifunctional (p)ppGpp synthetase/guanosine-3',5'-bis(diphosphate) 3'-pyrophosphohydrolase, giving the protein MTTVELEEERKEIISRYRKMLRHAKPVLKDGDAKIIKKAFYTAMEAHQDMRRKSGEPYIFHPIEVAMICIDEIGLGTTSIVAALLHDVVEDTDIELTDIERDFGPKVAQIIDGLTKISGVFEYGTSAQAENFRKMLLTLSQDVRVILIKLADRLHNMRTLGSMPRHKQLKIASETIYLYAPLAHRLGLYAIKSELEDLYLKYSDQETYREIANKLNQTKVARNNFIKSFIRPIRTKIGTMNYPFEIKGRPKSIYSIWRKMKKQNVPFEQVYDLFAIRIIIDTPMEEEKSTCWQIYSLVTDSYKPNPDRLRDWISTPKGNGYESLHTTVMSRPGQWVEVQIRTRRMDEIAEKGYAAHWKYKENSNKQNGAGGLENWIAKVREMLEQNDSSAMEFVDDFKSNLFNEEVFIFTPKGDLKILPHNATALDFAFEIHSEVGAKCIGAKVNQKLVPLSYKVKTGDQVEILTSTKQKPNEGWLKNVVTSKARSRIKEALAEDRKRNIEMGREIVERKVKQMKMDYNEVTMQRLRAFFNQKSIPDLMDKIGKGEIDAKEIKKFQEAREQVSSKKKTTTQVTDASTFKKEAVTNKNRERDEDILYIGEDMDIFEYKTAKCCNPIPGDDIFGFITVNEGIKIHRTSCPNAVELMSNHGHRVIKARWASQKDESFLTGLRIEGTDRVGLINDISKIISEDLKVNMRSVSIESDKGIFRGDIQLFVQDTKHLDQLIKNLSNVNGVIQVTRTDLK